Genomic segment of Paenibacillaceae bacterium GAS479:
TTCCAGCGCCGCGCCGGGAGAAACGATTCTTTATACGATTACGGTATCCAACCCTTCAGGAGGCACCATTAACGGTATTCAACTCACAGACGCTGTGCTCGGCTTATCGGTAGTTATCGGCACTCTCGGTCCCGGTGACTCCATCAATGTCCCGGCATCGTTCACTGTTCCCGCCGGTACTCCGGCAGGGACGATCATAACCAACACAGCGACAGCGACATCCCCGACGACCTTGCCCGTTTCAGATTCCGTAAGCGTCACCGTAGCCGCGGGGACGTCATTGTCCATTACCAAATCCGTAACGCCCGGTTCCACATCTGCGGGAGGAATTGTGATCTACACGATCACTGTCATCAATACCGGCAACACCGTACTTACCAATACGACCGTGTCCGATCCAACTCTCTCGTTATCCATCCCGGTTGGCCAGCTACAACCCGGGCAATCCCGAAGCCAGTCTATTCCGTTCCAGCTGCCGTTCACCCTTGCTCCCGGGTCCGTCTTTACGAACACGGCTACCGCAACAAGCGATCAAACCCCTCCAGTGGAAGCTTCCGCCGAAGTGTTTGTGCTGCCGCCGCCGCAAGCGACGGTGACTGTATCGCCATTTCCGGCATTCGGGCTGCCAGGCGGAGAAGTAACGGTGACCGTTACCGTAACCAACCCATCGAGTGTGACCTTGACCAATCTTGTGCTCGTCAACGATTTTTTGGGCATCAATATCACTGTGCCGTCACTGGCGCCAGGGGGCTCCTTTTCCATCGTGCGAACGGTGCTTATACCGGCTGGGACGCCGGCAGGCACGGAGTTTTCCAGCTTGGCCATTTTGAACACGGATCAAACACCGACTACAGCCGCGCAAGTGCTTGTCATCGTGCAACCCGCGCCTGTGCTGGCACTTTCCAAAACGGTCAGAGCTCCAGAGGCGGTCCCTGGCGAGAAGGTTCGTTTCAAAATTCAAGCTGTCAACACAGGGAATACCGTATTAACGGGTGTACTGACCGACCCATTGTTGCAGCTGACAATCGGCCCGATCACGTTATCCCCTCAAAACAGGTTTACTCTTTCGGTGCCGTTTGTCATTCCGCCTGAGACATTGAACGGAGCCACAATTACTAACACTGCTTTCTTTGAAGGCTCTGGCGTAGCTCAACAGGCAAGCGCATCCGTTCAGGTTTTGCGCGTGCTGGATGTGAGCAAGGTTTCGAATAAAAAGGAAAGCTTTTTGGGCGACACAATCCGTTATACCATTCTCGTCGAAAACGGCAGCGTCTTCACCGCGGTAGACAGTGTGCTGCAGGATGTGCTCGCTCCTTCCGTTGCGCTTGTACCCGGCAGCGTTACCGTTAATGACGTCGTCCAGCCGGACAGCTCGCTTAGAAGCGGAGTTAAGCTCGGCACCATCGAACCGGGACAGCGAGTCGTCGTCCGCTTTACCGTCAAAAATCTGTCTATCCCGCGGTCCACTGGGTCCAGCTTGACTCAATCGGCTGATCCGCTAAGTGGAGTGCTGCTCAACCAAGCCGTCGTCACCTTTCATGTCCTGTCGCCATCAGGGCGTAATGTAGAGGTGCAAGCACTCTCGAATATTTCGCGTGTTATCGTTACGGAAGAGGAGGAATGAGGGAAACGGCTGCAGGAGCGATTTACTAAGCGGCCACGCCAGAGTTTGTTTTAGACGCCGGGCATGCGGCGCAATTAGGGAATCGTACTTTCGCGCTGCCTGGGCGAGATTAAAAAAAAGCTGTTTCCGCATTTTTGCGGAGACAGCTCTTTGTCATTTCTAAATTAGTTATTCGTAAAATAAAGCGTCTGAGGCCCGGAAGAACCTCCAGTCAAACTGAGCCGGGACGGGACCGTTTTACCTTTGCGGCCTACTTTGAGCTCTGCAAACTGCCACGCCATCGTATAGTTCAGGAAGCCGGAGTTCAATAGCTTGCCTCCCCAACCAATCGTATAGTGGCCTGCACCGCCGGATGGATTGAGGTACACGCCAATCGTGCGCTTACTATCGCTCTGGTTATTAATCTGCACAGACAGGTCATAAATAACGCCGTAGTTGCCGCTGTTCGCCACCGTTGCTCCCGTTAAGGCGTCTCGTCCTTGCTCGTATTCACCCGGCATAAAGTCTGCCCACTGACCGGACGGAGAGGATGAAACACGAATCAAGGAGTTGCCGGCGGAGGTGTTGTAAACGAGTGTGCCGGTCCGGTCAAAATTCGGAAAAGTGCCCCGGACATGCTTGTCGGGTGGAAGAATCGGCTCTACAAGTGGGTCGGACGGTCGTTTAGCCGCATAACCGAGCGTTGTGACGGTCACAGGTGCGCTTCCGCCATACATCGTTTCCGCTCGCAGCTGCAAGTATGCAGTGAGGGTATCATTCGCGGGCACGGCATGGATTTTCCAGTACGTCTCTCCCGGATGCAGTACAGCTATAGGCCGCTTCGATCCACGAGACTTCAAGAAAGCGTCCAACGCGTTCTGGCCTGCTACATCAGGATAATAATCGATGCCTGCTCCCGCTCCCTCTAGATACAGCTTCACTTTGTAACCGCTCGTGTTGGTCACGGCGGTCGCCACGTTCAGCCCCGCACCTGTCAGATTGGCCTGATGGGAAAATACGCGAAAAGAACCGCTGACCGTATCTCGGTAAAAACCTCCCGTTGTCGTTGGCGACTCGGGTGAGTTGCTCAAAACGAGCGTGCCTCCAGATGGTGTCAGCACTGGCTTGACCATAGCGACGGCCGGCTTCAGCGTCTCGATCGGAACGACCAGATCCGGCGTTGTCATAGCCGCCGTCTGCAGCCCGGACGCTGCCTCAGACTGCAGCGAAGAGCTCACCGAACCGCCCGCAGCAGCTCCTGACGGCGGCGAGCCTCCCCCTTCCAACACCGTATTCGGCGAAGCTGCGACTGTCCCGCCAACTAGCAGCACAGCCGCAATCGCAGCTGGCACAAGCCTGTTAATCCTTTTGCCCATCCATCATTCCTCCTCATTGGATTCCAATGCAGACCCATCCGCTTGCTTCGCGCCGTTCTTCAGCGCGTCACGCTGAGCGTCATGCTCCCCTCATTTCGGCGCCTCCACCACCTCCTTCGCGATTTCTTCCGACCAATGAAACTCTACCCCGCGCAACGTCAGCAGCTCTTGGAAACCTGCCCGCAGATCAGCGTCGCCGTGGACTTCGCGGGGCAGTCTTGCCGTCCGGAGGCAATAAGCGGCCAGCATGCCCGCAGCCTCCCCGATATTCCACTCCGTCGGATGCAGCCGGTAGCAGCCGTTGGAAATCTGGGTTGTTCCGATATTTTTGCAGGCGGGCAGAAGGTTGTTCATGCGAATTGGAATCAACGACCCAAGCGGGATTTCGTAGGGATAACTTGGAATGTAAAAGCTCCTATAAGTCACCGTAGTATGATGCAAATCCAAATGGTAGTTGCCCACACCGACGCTATCCTCGTAGCGCTTAATCCCGGCTTCACCGCGCAGCTCCTTGCTTACATCCGCCTCCGTAATCGTCTGCAGCGCGCAAATGCGCCTCGATTCGCGAATATACACCGACTTGGCAAGACCGTCCCCCGTACCAAGCACATCGCCGCGCAGCCGCACACCGGGATAACCTTTGCCGCCGTCAAGTCGAGGCGCTTCGGTTTGCAGCCAATACACCGTCGACAGCGTCAGCTGACGGGCCGCATAGAGCCTGTCTCGACGCACATGTTCAGGAACGTCCATAATGCTTCCGAGATAGTAGTCATTTTGCGCCCAGTTGAGCAGCGACAGCTCGCCCTCATACAAGGGCACGGCCAGATGCCGGGGATCAAGGATGCGTCGGTAATCCCACAGCGAAGTAACGCCTTGTTTGTTCGGGAGAAGGGTGAACTCTTTCTTTTTGGTAGTGTCATTGGCATCGGTAGCGAACCAGCTCAGCAGCGGATAAGGGGAAAAAGGCGGCACAAGACGGCTCCAATATTCATACATTTCCGGAGGCCGCGATGGGATAAAGTTACCCTCTGGCAAGTATTCCATTGCAGCGACATGCGTAAACGCCTGCACATCCTCGGGAATTCCCTCCTCGGGAGCATGAGGCTCTCCCGTCTCGCTTCGGGACTCCGCTCCGATTCGGTACTCTGTGCCGGTCATCGGCAGCAGATCTCCAGTTTCCGTGGCGTCCAGCACATAGGGAGCGTAAAGCTGAAACAGACGGCCATTCCGGCTGGACACCGTCACCGAGCGAACATCATCGCCGACTGTTTCCGCAGAAACGGGGACCGTCTCTAACAGCAGGCGCAGCCGCCCGCTGTTTACATAAGGCGAGAGCATCGCCTGCAGCACTGCCAGCGCAACGCGCGGCTCATGAGCGAGGCGGCTGACCCAGCCGTTGCCGGGATTGAGCAGCGTATTGCCCTGCGCTTGCGGCGTGAGCGGATAGTTTTCCTTGTAGTACGAGCGAATGCGCTCTCGCAGTTCGCGAAAAGAAGCGGTGCAGCCGCTCGACTCAATCCAGCGATGCTCATCCGGCGGCACCGCTTGCGAGGTAAGCTGACCGCCGATCCAATCGGTTTCCTCCGTCATGATGACGTTCAGCCCTTCGCGCGCCGCAGCCAGCGCTGCAGCTGTGCCGCCCAGCCCGCCGCCGATGATGACGACATCGGCCTCTAGTTGAGTTGCCGAACCGGACGCCGGACGGTCGTCGGGCTGGGTTACCGAACCGGACGTCGGACGACCTTCGGGCTGGGTTGCCGACTGGATCAGTTGCGACGAAGCTTCTAATTCTTCTTTTCGAATCTCGTTCATGCTGTCTCCTCCTCCTCCTGGTTGGCAGAAATTCTATGCAGCAAATCCGCTGCCATCATAGCAGCGCCTATGCAGCCGGCGTTGTTGCCAAGAAGCGCTTTCATAATTGGAAATGCTGCTGCCCCTTCAGCCGAGAGCGCCTCCTCCAGCAATGGACGCCATACCTCCAGCGAGTCCGCTGCCCCGCCACCGAGCAGGATTGCCTCCGGGTCAAGGCCGACCCTGAGGTTGGCAGCGAACAAAGCGAGCCATCCAGCATACTCCCGCAGCACCTGAACAGCCTTTGAGTCTCCGCTGCGCAGGCATTCCATCAGCTCAGCCGGGGACAAACCCGCACGATCCATCGCCTGAGACGCTGTCCGCATCAGAGCTGTGCCGGAGAGATATTGCTCCGCGCAGCCCCTGCGCCCGCAATTGCACGGAAGGCCGCCTGGCACGAGTACGCTATGTCCCCACTCGCCGCCACTCCAGCCGGCGCCTCTCAGCATGCGGCCTTCCGCCATATTAGCTCCGCCGACTCCGGTGCCAAGCGTCAATAAGACGGCGCTTCGTAAACCGCGACCTGCACCGAGTCGGCATTCACCGAGCAGCGCGGCATTGGCATCGTTATCAGCACAGCTCGGCAGACCGAAGCGTAGACCTGCCCATTCGGCAAGCCGCAGTCCCGTCCAGCCGGGCAAATTGTCCGTGGCATAAACGACCTCTCCTGAGTCGGCGTTAATACGTCCGGCGCTGGCAAGTCCTATTGCCCCGGCTGAAGGGCAGCATTCCAGGAGCTCACTTATGAGCTCCTCCACGGAGGCTAGCACCGCCTCCCTGCCGCGGGACGCTTCCGTTGGCACGGTCGCTTTTGCCCAAATATAACCATCCTCATCCAGTACGATGCCCTTAATGCCCGTCCCACCAACGTCCACTCCAATTGTCGGCCCTACCGATTGCATCGCCACTCTCCCTTCCACTCGCACCCGTTCCTTGTTCCTACATCGAGCGTCACAGCTCTCTTCTCACCTTCACCGTTCGCACATCATGCGCACTGTTCTTGCCGTATCCACTTGCTTAATAAGCTCGCCGTCCCACTCAATAAATCCGTTCAATAACCGCTTTGGCGGTACGCTCCCGCATCTCCCGCGTGTTGGGAAGATCATGGCGCGCCAGCCCTTCGCAAATAAGATCGATGACGAGCAGCTGCGACATTTTCGCCCCGATTGATCCGCCTTCGAGCGGCGACTCTTTGCCTGCGGTCAGCAGCACCAGATCAGCGACCGATGTAATCGGCGACTTGGCGTAATTCGTTAGCGCGATCACATAGGCACCTTGCTGACGCGCCTTGGTCAGCAGATCGACCGTATCCAGCGTGCTGCCGCTCAAGCTGATGCCCACTGCTACATCACCCGGTCCCATCGTAACGGCCATCATCGCTTGGATATGTGCATCTGTAATTGCTTCCGCTCGGCGTCCGATGCGGAGCATGCGGTTTTTGGCGTCCAGTGCGGTGAGGCCCGACGTGCCCACTCCGAAAAACTGCAAATAAGGCGCTTCATGAATTCGCCGCACGGCTTCATCAAGCTTGGAACGATCGATCAGGCTCATCGTGTCCGACAATATAGAGGTCAACTCACGGTACACTAGTGCCGGGTAGTCGCCGTCATCTTCCGCACCCTCGGCATCCTTTCCGCCCGCCTGGCGTCGCGGACTATAATCCTGGGCAAGCGCCAGCTTGAAGTCCTGGTATCCTTTGAAGCCGATGGCCCGGCAAAAACGCATCACCGTCGTCTCCCCGACGCCTGACAAATCCGCAAGCTCCGTCACGGAGCGATACATGATATCCTCCGAAGCGTTGAGCATATAGTCGGCGACCTTCTGTTCCGACTTCGTGAGCGAGGGGTAGTACGAGCTAACCTTTAGCTTTAAATCCATCCCTTTGCCATCTCCTTCCCGCCGCAGCAGCAAAACGTTCCGCAATCAGCTGAGGCCGCGTAATCGCTGATCCGACTACGACCGCATGAGCGCCAAGCTGCAGCAGAGCCGCAACCTGCTCCGGCTGGCTGACTCGCCCTTCCGCAAACACCGGAATATGCAGTCGCTCAGCGGCCTGCTCCACCAGTTCATAGTCGGGTCCAGTCCGACTGACCGAATAAGGTGTATACCCCGACAATGTCGTGGAAACACAGTCAGCACCGAGCCGCTCTGCTTGCTGGGCCTCTTCCAACGTGGACACATCGGCCATGGCGGGAACGCCTCGGCTGTGCATGCGCTGAATCAGTTCCTCAGTGGTACAGCCGTTCGGCCGCTTGCGCAGCGTCGCGTCAAAGGCGATCATATCCGCCCCCGCATCTAGCAGTTCATCTACTTCCCGAAACGTAGGCGTGATATAAATCGGAAAGCCGGGATAATCCCTTTTTACGATTCCGATTACAGGCAGTCCAGTCTGCGCCTTGATGCTACGCACATCGTCTGCTCCGTTCGCCCGAATCGCCGCAGCTCCGCCTTGCTCCGCCGCAAGTGCCATGCGCGCCATTATGCCCGCTCCATGCAAAGGCTCATTCGGCAGCGCCTGACAGGAGACGATTAGCCCCCCTTGCATCTTCTCCCAAATCGTAGCCATGGGTTCAACTCCTGTCTTTCCTGTTGTCGGCCGCATCCGCATTGAAGCAGCCTTCATTTCCAGCTTCCGTTGAATGTCCAACTTACGTATTTTCTTGTCTGAATCGGTCTGTCCGTTCACCCTGCTCGGCCCTCT
This window contains:
- a CDS encoding transcriptional regulator, RpiR family, whose protein sequence is MDLKLKVSSYYPSLTKSEQKVADYMLNASEDIMYRSVTELADLSGVGETTVMRFCRAIGFKGYQDFKLALAQDYSPRRQAGGKDAEGAEDDGDYPALVYRELTSILSDTMSLIDRSKLDEAVRRIHEAPYLQFFGVGTSGLTALDAKNRMLRIGRRAEAITDAHIQAMMAVTMGPGDVAVGISLSGSTLDTVDLLTKARQQGAYVIALTNYAKSPITSVADLVLLTAGKESPLEGGSIGAKMSQLLVIDLICEGLARHDLPNTREMRERTAKAVIERIY
- a CDS encoding N-acylglucosamine-6-phosphate 2-epimerase, with the translated sequence MATIWEKMQGGLIVSCQALPNEPLHGAGIMARMALAAEQGGAAAIRANGADDVRSIKAQTGLPVIGIVKRDYPGFPIYITPTFREVDELLDAGADMIAFDATLRKRPNGCTTEELIQRMHSRGVPAMADVSTLEEAQQAERLGADCVSTTLSGYTPYSVSRTGPDYELVEQAAERLHIPVFAEGRVSQPEQVAALLQLGAHAVVVGSAITRPQLIAERFAAAAGRRWQRDGFKAKG
- a CDS encoding FAD dependent oxidoreductase yields the protein MNEIRKEELEASSQLIQSATQPEGRPTSGSVTQPDDRPASGSATQLEADVVIIGGGLGGTAAALAAAREGLNVIMTEETDWIGGQLTSQAVPPDEHRWIESSGCTASFRELRERIRSYYKENYPLTPQAQGNTLLNPGNGWVSRLAHEPRVALAVLQAMLSPYVNSGRLRLLLETVPVSAETVGDDVRSVTVSSRNGRLFQLYAPYVLDATETGDLLPMTGTEYRIGAESRSETGEPHAPEEGIPEDVQAFTHVAAMEYLPEGNFIPSRPPEMYEYWSRLVPPFSPYPLLSWFATDANDTTKKKEFTLLPNKQGVTSLWDYRRILDPRHLAVPLYEGELSLLNWAQNDYYLGSIMDVPEHVRRDRLYAARQLTLSTVYWLQTEAPRLDGGKGYPGVRLRGDVLGTGDGLAKSVYIRESRRICALQTITEADVSKELRGEAGIKRYEDSVGVGNYHLDLHHTTVTYRSFYIPSYPYEIPLGSLIPIRMNNLLPACKNIGTTQISNGCYRLHPTEWNIGEAAGMLAAYCLRTARLPREVHGDADLRAGFQELLTLRGVEFHWSEEIAKEVVEAPK
- a CDS encoding glucokinase; this encodes MQSVGPTIGVDVGGTGIKGIVLDEDGYIWAKATVPTEASRGREAVLASVEELISELLECCPSAGAIGLASAGRINADSGEVVYATDNLPGWTGLRLAEWAGLRFGLPSCADNDANAALLGECRLGAGRGLRSAVLLTLGTGVGGANMAEGRMLRGAGWSGGEWGHSVLVPGGLPCNCGRRGCAEQYLSGTALMRTASQAMDRAGLSPAELMECLRSGDSKAVQVLREYAGWLALFAANLRVGLDPEAILLGGGAADSLEVWRPLLEEALSAEGAAAFPIMKALLGNNAGCIGAAMMAADLLHRISANQEEEETA